One Candidatus Cloacimonas sp. genomic region harbors:
- a CDS encoding DUF362 domain-containing protein, with amino-acid sequence MISPEVQIRKIDSYNLPEIEEAVAAYFSAINSHKLSHSKRVLIKPNALGAYAPERAVTTHPVVLEAVIRYFLNKKKEIWIGDSPGGSLGFETVWQSCGYSSLAEKYPVKMVNFSTAGFREVTFGKRTYKVSEALFQCGIVI; translated from the coding sequence ATGATTAGTCCCGAGGTTCAAATTCGGAAAATTGACAGTTACAATTTGCCCGAAATAGAAGAGGCAGTGGCTGCTTATTTCTCTGCTATCAATAGCCATAAACTTAGCCACAGTAAAAGGGTATTGATAAAACCCAATGCTCTGGGCGCTTATGCTCCGGAAAGAGCCGTAACCACTCATCCAGTTGTTTTGGAAGCAGTTATACGCTATTTTCTGAATAAGAAAAAAGAGATCTGGATTGGAGACAGCCCCGGTGGCTCTTTAGGTTTTGAAACAGTTTGGCAGAGCTGTGGATATTCTTCTTTGGCGGAAAAATATCCTGTGAAAATGGTAAATTTCTCCACTGCAGGTTTTCGGGAAGTTACTTTCGGAAAGCGAACCTACAAAGTAAGTGAAGCATTGTTTCAATGCGGAATAGTCATT
- a CDS encoding adenylosuccinate synthase, whose product MASTLVLGCMWGDEGKAKIVDYLASQADYVVRFQGGSNAGHTIVYEKQKYILHTIPSGILYPKAKCLIGAGVLIDPEAVLAEIANLQKAGISFKNRLLIDLRAGIIIPLHKQLDRVTEQKLKKAKIGTTGKGIGPAYSDLTARIGIRLEDLAYPDYLAERLKHIYAYHHQKINSVELNEQIAELQTAWKYLKQYAGDVETLLNEMDDAKNILFEGAQGTLLDLNFGTYPYVTSSRVMTDAVGIGTGFSARRINNVYGVFKAYTTRVGEGPFPTEIKNETAEKIRTTGNEYGSTTGRPRRIGWFDGVAAKYSARINALDSAVITCLDVLKGIEQVKICVAYEYDGKLYKSLNLPPFLQGKIEPVYENFAGWDVELGNCKSKNQLPQSTRIYLEAIEDFLATPVSLVSVGREREQTFIIKGKKR is encoded by the coding sequence ATGGCGTCAACACTTGTTTTAGGATGTATGTGGGGTGATGAAGGCAAAGCTAAAATAGTTGACTACTTAGCTTCCCAGGCAGATTATGTTGTCCGCTTTCAGGGTGGCAGCAATGCCGGTCATACCATTGTTTATGAAAAACAGAAATATATCTTGCACACCATACCTTCCGGAATATTATATCCCAAAGCTAAATGTTTAATCGGGGCGGGTGTTTTGATAGATCCGGAGGCGGTCTTGGCAGAAATTGCCAACTTACAAAAAGCGGGTATCAGTTTTAAAAATCGCTTGCTCATTGATTTACGCGCCGGGATAATAATTCCTTTGCACAAACAACTGGACAGGGTAACGGAACAAAAGCTGAAAAAAGCCAAAATTGGCACCACCGGCAAAGGCATAGGTCCCGCTTATAGTGATCTCACTGCCAGAATTGGAATTCGATTGGAAGACCTTGCATACCCAGATTATTTGGCTGAACGCTTAAAACATATTTATGCTTATCATCATCAAAAAATCAACTCAGTGGAACTGAACGAACAAATTGCTGAACTGCAAACTGCTTGGAAATATTTAAAACAATATGCCGGTGATGTGGAAACCCTCTTGAACGAAATGGATGACGCTAAAAACATTCTCTTTGAAGGGGCGCAGGGAACTCTTTTGGATTTAAATTTCGGAACCTATCCTTATGTAACATCTTCGCGGGTGATGACCGATGCCGTTGGCATTGGCACTGGTTTTTCCGCGCGGCGTATAAATAATGTTTACGGAGTTTTTAAGGCATATACTACAAGGGTGGGAGAAGGTCCTTTCCCAACGGAAATTAAGAATGAAACGGCTGAAAAAATCAGAACCACCGGAAATGAATATGGTTCCACGACAGGAAGACCCAGAAGAATTGGTTGGTTTGATGGTGTGGCGGCGAAATATTCCGCTCGGATAAATGCTTTGGATTCTGCCGTAATAACCTGTTTGGATGTGCTGAAAGGCATAGAACAAGTTAAAATCTGTGTCGCTTATGAATATGATGGCAAATTATACAAAAGCTTAAACTTGCCTCCTTTCCTGCAAGGAAAAATTGAACCTGTTTATGAAAATTTCGCAGGATGGGATGTGGAACTTGGCAATTGCAAAAGTAAAAATCAATTACCTCAGTCAACCAGGATTTATCTGGAAGCAATCGAGGACTTTTTAGCCACGCCTGTTTCTCTTGTTTCGGTTGGCAGAGAGAGAGAACAAACATTTATCATAAAAGGAAAAAAGAGGTAA